One genomic region from Sander lucioperca isolate FBNREF2018 chromosome 3, SLUC_FBN_1.2, whole genome shotgun sequence encodes:
- the LOC116056821 gene encoding neuropilin and tolloid-like protein 2 — protein MHRAWVLFFLIEEGFALAQRTKDSPSEHGGQSPNQNDCGTWVRNINGGVFTSPNYPNTYPPNKECVYILEALSRQRIQLAFDKSYYIEPSFECRFDHIEIRDGPFGFSPLIDRFCGGKNPGLVTSTGRFMWIKFTSDEELEGLGFRIKYTFIADPDFHLHVGGLLNPIPDCQFEIGGWDGIIRSSQVEEEERVKPTDALDCIWTIRAPPQSKIYLRFMEYQMEHSNECKKNFVAVYDGSSAIENLKAKFCSTVANDVMLDTGVGVIRMWADEKSRLSRFRMLFTSFVDPPCSANTFFCHSNMCINNSLVCNGVQNCVYPWDENHCKEKRSKGLFHQITKTHGTVIGVSSGIVLVLLIISVLVQMKQPRKKVVARRPGVFNKAGFQEVFDPPHYELFSLRDKEISSDLADLSEELDSFHKLRRSSTMSRCVHEHHCGSQASVATGGGSMKHSRTTLSSLELSYHNDFSKPPPMKTFNSTASYKKSCYGYKQHSQTHDCDQKVIEDLVTEEIPCEIYGRGGAGVGGGATGGAMGGVGVASGIAGGGIGGAVGITGGMAMAGGMGMAGGVGMAGPSGIAGGIGGMAGPCGTLSVRGNSARNSTTIVDPQQRSMSMDF, from the exons ATGCACAGAG CGTGGGTACTCTTCTTTCTAATAGAAGAGGGTTTCGCTCTGGCACAGAGAACTAAAG ATTCCCCAAGCGAGCATGGCGGCCAGAGCCCTAACCAGAACGACTGTGGCACGTGGGTCCGCAACATCAATGGCGGGGTGTTCACATCGCCAAACTACCCCAACACCTACCCGCCTAACAAGGAGTGTGTTTACATCCTGGAAG CTCTTTCTAGACAAAGGATTCAGCTGGCTTTTGATAAGAGTTACTACATCGAGCCATCATTCGAGTGCCGCTTCGATCACATCGAAATCCGTGATGGGCCATTTGGGTTCTCGCCGCTCATTGACCGCTTCTGTGGGGGAAAGAACCCAGGCCTGGTTACATCGACGGGACGTTTCATGTGGATCAAGTTCACCAGCGACGAGGAGCTGGAAGGCCTTGGCTTCCGCATTAAGTACACCTTCATTGCAG ACCCTGATTTTCATCTGCACGTGGGCGGACTGCTAAACCCCATCCCAG ACTGTCAGTTTGAAATCGGTGGATGGGATGGGATTATTCGCTCCAGtcaggtggaggaggaagagagagtgaAGCCTACCGATGCTCTGGACTGTATCTGGACCATCAGGGCTCCTCCTCAGTCCAAG ATCTACCTGCGCTTCATGGAGTACCAGATGGAACACTCAAATGAGTGCAAGAAGAACTTTGTGGCCGTGTACGATGGCAGCAGTGCCATCGAGAACCTCAAGGCCAAATTCTGTAGCACCGTTGCCAATGATGTGATGCTGGATACCGGTGTGGGAGTCATACGAATGTGGGCTGATGAGAAGAGCCGACTCAGCCGATTCCGCATGCTCTTCACCTCATTTGTTGACC CCCCCTGTTCAGCCAATACTTTCTTCTGCCACAGCAACATGTGTATTAACAACTCCCTGGTGTGCAATGGAGTTCAGAACTGTGTCTACCCATGGGATGAAAACCACTGCAAAG AGAAGCGATCTAAGGGGCTTTTTCATCAGATCACTAAAACCCATGGCACCGTCATTGGTGTCTCATCAGGCATAGTTCTGGTTCTTCTTATCATCTCTGTCCTGGTCCAGATGAAGCAGCCAAGGAAAAAG GTTGTAGCTCGCCGGCCTGGTGTTTTCAACAAGGCAGGCTTCCAGGAGGTCTTTGACCCGCCCCACTACGAGCTCTTCTCCCTACGCGACAAGGAGATATCCTCAGATTTAGCTGACCTGTCTGAGGAGCTGGACAGCTTCCACAAACTACGGCGCTCCTCCACCATGTCCCGCTGTGTCCATGAGCACCACTGCGGCTCGCAGGCCTCTGTAGCTACTGGAGGCGGCAGCATGAAGCACAGCCGCACCACCCTGAGCTCCTTGGAGCTGTCCTACCACAACGACTTCTCCAAGCCACCGCCCATGAAGACTTTCAACTCCACGGCCAGCTACAAGAAGAGCTGCTACGGCTACAAGCAGCACTCACAGACTCACGACTGCGACCAGAAAGTCATCGAGGACTTGGTCACAGAGGAGATCCCGTGTGAGATCTATGGGCGAGGTGGAGCAGGAGTGGGAGGAGGAGCCACAGGCGGAGCAATGGGAGGAGTAGGAGTAGCATCAGGGATTGCAGGAGGGGGGATTGGAGGAGCGGTGGGGATAACAGGAGGAATGGCGATGGCTGGGGGAATGGGTATGGCAGGAGGAGTGGGCATGGCGGGGCCTAGTGGCATCGCTGGAGGTATTGGTGGGATGGCAGGACCCTGCGGAACCCTCAGTGTCCGTGGCAACAGCGCTCGTAACAGTACCACCATAGTTGACCCACAACAACGCTCCATGTCCATGGACTTTTAG